One genomic window of Cydia splendana chromosome 16, ilCydSple1.2, whole genome shotgun sequence includes the following:
- the LOC134798030 gene encoding uncharacterized protein LOC134798030, producing the protein MKFLLLMFLVHQSSGVIYHLNFTEYSKMPELYHMDDYDTCVVEPGGTYCLFDADLYSKDNSELMEMIKEYTAYEVKHFNHTVVHRALCVQKTCKDFMQNRSLENEEDLKAVLEACVDDELWKGYKLNARLSEITYCKKHGEKSSLSIGDYVVGAVYLILIILNAAGTSYDILKGEKTGNPYLMAFSLRKNWRKLVAPSGKGPEPRLNRLKIFNGLRAMTMICVFFSHTALVLAYTYLKNPYYIETSYDDPAKYILFNGNLVTYTFFVMSGFLLAFNFELHAEKHRVSLWDWPKGMLMRWLRLGHSQIG; encoded by the exons ATGAAGTTTTTACTGCTAATGTTCCTTGTTCATCAGTCTTCGGGCgttatttatcatttaaatt TCACGGAGTACAGCAAAATGCCGGAGCTGTATCACATGGACGACTATGACACGTGCGTCGTGGAGCCGGGGGGGACTTACTGCCTTTTCGACGCCGATCTCTACTCGAAAGACAACTCCGAACTCATGGAAATGATAAAG GAATACACAGCCTATGAAGTGAAGCATTTCAACCATACAGTCGTGCATCGAGCGTTGTGCGTCCAGAAAACTTGTAAAGACTTCATGCAGAACAGGAGTCTTGAAAACGAGGAGGACTTAAAAGCCGTCCTTGAGGCGTGCGTCGATGACGAGCTGTGGAAAGGATACAAGCTTAACGCCAG GTTATCCGAAATAACATACTGCAAAAAACACGGTGAAAAGAGTTCCCTCAGCATCGGAGACTACGTGGTCGGAGCTGTCTATCTGATATTGATCATTTTGAACGCGGCTGGGACATCATACGACATCCTAAAGGGCGAGAAAACAG GGAACCCGTACTTAATGGCGTTTTCCTTGCGCAAAAACTGGCGTAAGCTGGTGGCGCCCAGCGGAAAGGGCCCCGAGCCTAGGCTCAACAGGCTCAAGATTTTCAACGGTCTGAG GGCGATGACGATGATTTGCGTGTTTTTCTCCCACACGGCCCTGGTACTGGCATACACCTACCTCAAGAATCCCTACTACATCGAAACG TCATACGATGATCCTGCAAAATACATCTTGTTCAACGGTAACCTGGTGACGTACACGTTCTTCGTAATGTCCGGATTCCTACTGGCGTTCAACTTCGAGCTTCACGCCGAGAAGCACCGAGTCAGTCTGTGGGACTGGCCTAAAGGCATGCTGATGCGATGGCTGAGGTTAGGTCATAGTCAAATAGGATAG